From a single Onychomys torridus chromosome 9, mOncTor1.1, whole genome shotgun sequence genomic region:
- the Slitrk1 gene encoding SLIT and NTRK-like protein 1, translated as MLLWILLLETSLCFAAGNVTGDVCREKICSCNEIEGDLHVDCEKKGFTSLQRFTAPTSQFYHLFLHGNSLTRLFPNEFANFYNAVSLHMENNGLHEIVPGAFLGLQLVKRLHINNNKIKSFRKQTFLGLDDLEYLQADFNLLRDIDPGAFQDLNKLEVLILNDNLISTLPANVFQYVPITHLDLRGNRLKTLPYEEVLEQIPGIAEILLEDNPWDCTCDLLSLKEWLENIPKNALIGRVVCEAPTRLQGKDLNETTEQDLCPLKNRVDSSLPAPPAQEETFAPGPLPTPFKTNGQDEHATPGSVPNGGTKIPGNWQLKIKPTPPIATGGARNKPPVQGLPCPGGCSCDHIPGSGLKMNCNNRNVSSLADLKPKLSNVQELFLRDNKIHSIRKSHFVDYKNLILLDLGNNNIANIENNTFKNLLDLRWLYMDSNYLDTLSREKFAGLQNLEYLNVEYNAIQLILPGTFNAMPKLRILILNNNLLRSLPVDVFAGVSLSKLSLHNNYFMYLPVAGVLDQLTSIIQIDLHGNPWECSCTIVPFKQWAERLGSEVLMSDLKCETPVNFFRKDFMLLSNDEICPQLYARISPTLTSHSKNSTGLAETGTHSNSYLDTSRVSISVLVPGLLLVFVTSAFTVVGMLVFILRNRKRSKRRDANSSASEINSLQTVCDSSYWHNGPYNADGAHRVYDCGSHSLSD; from the coding sequence ATGCTGCTTTGGATCCTGTTGCTGGAGACGTCTCTTTGTTTTGCCGCTGGAAACGTTACAGGGGACGTTTGTAGAGAGAAGATCTGTTCTTGCAATGAGATAGAAGGGGACTTACACGTAGACTGTGAAAAAAAGGGCTTTACAAGTCTGCAGCGCTTCACCGCCCCGACTTCCCAGTTTTACCATTTATTTCTGCATGGCAATTCCCTCACTCGACTTTTCCCTAATGAGTTCGCTAACTTTTATAATGCGGTTAGTTTGCATATGGAAAACAATGGCTTGCATGAAATCGTTCCGGGGGCTTTTCTGGGGCTGCAGCTGGTGAAACGGCTGcatatcaacaacaacaagatcAAGTCTTTTCGAAAGCAGACTTTTTTGGGGCTGGACGATCTGGAATACCTCCAGGCTGATTTTAATTTATTACGGGATATAGACCCGGGGGCCTTCCAGGACTTGAACAAGTTGGAAGTCCTCATTTTAAACGACAATCTCATCAGCACCCTACCTGCCAATGTATTCCAGTATGTGCCCATCACCCACCTCGACCTCCGGGGAAACAGGCTGAAAACACTACCCTATGAGGAGGTTTTGGAACAGATCCCTGGCATTGCTGAGATCCTGCTAGAGGATAACCCTTGGGACTGCACCTGTGATCTGCTCTCCCTGAAAGAATGGCTAGAGAACATTCCCAAAAATGCCCTTATCGGCCGAGTGGTCTGCGAAGCCCCCACCAGGCTACAGGGTAAAGACCTCAATGAAACCACTGAACAGGACTTGTGTCCTTTGAAAAACCGAGTGGATTCTAGTCTCCCGGCTCCCCCTGCCCAGGAAGAGACCTTCGCTCCTGGCCCCCTGCCAACTCCTTTCAAGACAAATGGGCAAGACGAGCATGCCACCCCAGGGTCTGTTCCAAATGGAGGTACAAAGATCCCGGGCAACTGGCAGCTCAAAATCAAACCCACACCACCGATAGCTACTGGAGGCGCCAGAAATAAACCCCCAGTGCAAGGCTTGCCGTGCCCCGGGGGCTGCAGCTGCGACCACATCCCAGGCTCAGGCTTAAAGATGAACTGTAACAACCGGAACGTGAGCAGCTTGGCTGATTTGAAGCCTAAGCTCTCCAACGTGCAGGAGCTTTTCCTGCGAGATAACAAGATCCACAGCATCCGAAAATCACACTTTGTGGATTACAAGAACCTCATTCTGTTGGATCTGGGCAACAACAACATCGCAAACATAGAGAACAACACTTTCAAGAATCTTTTGGACCTCAGGTGGCTGTACATGGATAGTAACTACCTGGACACGCTGTCCCGGGAGAAATTTGCTGGGCTGCAGAACCTGGAGTATCTGAACGTGGAGTATAACGCGATTCAGCTCATTCTCCCTGGTACTTTTAATGCCATGCCCAAGCTGAGGATTCTTATTCTCAACAACAACTTGCTGAGGTCCCTACCCGTGGACGTATTTGCAGGTGTCTCCCTGTCTAAGCTCAGCCTGCACAATAATTACTTCATGTACCTCCCAGTGGCAGGGGTGCTGGACCAGTTAACCTCTATCATCCAGATAGACCTGCATGGCAACCCCTGGGAGTGCTCCTGCACCATTGTGCCTTTCAAGCAATGGGCAGAACGCCTGGGCTCCGAGGTGCTGATGAGCGACCTCAAGTGTGAGACGCCGGTGAACTTCTTCAGGAAGGATTTCATGCTGCTCTCCAATGACGAGATCTGCCCCCAGCTGTACGCGAGGATCTCGCCCACGTTAACTTCGCACAGTAAAAACAGCACTGGGTTGGCGGAGACCGGGACACACTCCAACTCCTACCTAGACACCAGCAGGGTGTCCATCTCGGTGTTGGTCCCAGGACTGCTGCTGGTGTTCGTCACCTCCGCCTTCACCGTGGTGGGCATGCTCGTGTTTATCCTGAGGAACCGAAAGCGGTCCAAGAGAAGGGATGCCAATTCCTCAGCGTCCGAAATTAATTCCCTACAGACAGTCTGTGACTCTTCCTACTGGCACAATGGGCCTTACAATGCAGATGGGGCCCATAGGGTGTATGATTGCGGCTCTCACTCACTCTCAGACTAA